Proteins from a single region of Sediminitomix flava:
- the typA gene encoding translational GTPase TypA: protein MEIRNIAIIAHVDHGKTTLVDKILHEAELFRANQETGELILDNNDLERERGITILSKNVSVTYNDVKINIIDTPGHADFGGEVERVLKMADGVILLVDAFEGCMPQTRFVLGKALSLGLKPIVVINKVDKPNCRPDEVHDEIFDLMFNLDADEEQLEFPTLYGSSKQGWMGHDWKNPTDSIRPLLDDILKIVPPTPFIEGDPQMQITSLDYSKFTGRIAIGRVARGVIKEGASLGIVKSDGSVKRARIKEVHTFEGLGKRKVEEARCGDICAITGVEDFEIGDTITSFDNPDPLERIAIDEPTMSMLFTINNSPFFGKEGKFVTSRHLRDRLYNELEKNLAMRVQSTDTEDKFLVFGRGILHLAVLIETMRREGYELQVGQPQVIFKEIDGQRCEPVELLVVDVPENSAGKVIELATQKKGELKIMEPKGDMQHLEFEIPSRGLIGLRNNMLTATQGEAIMTHRFLEYAPYKGDIQGRVNGSIISGEQGPATPYSLDKLQDRGVFFVDPGEDLYAGQVIGEHNRMSDITVNVQKGKKLTNMRTQSSDAAVKIAPKKQFSLEECMEYIQKDEYVEVTPNTIRMRKIILNENERKKAEKA from the coding sequence ATGGAAATAAGGAATATTGCAATTATTGCTCACGTTGACCACGGTAAAACTACCCTGGTAGACAAGATTTTACACGAGGCTGAACTTTTCAGAGCCAACCAAGAAACAGGAGAACTTATCTTGGATAATAATGACTTGGAAAGAGAAAGAGGAATTACTATTCTTTCTAAAAACGTCTCAGTAACTTATAACGATGTTAAAATTAACATCATTGATACTCCAGGTCACGCCGATTTCGGTGGTGAAGTAGAGCGTGTATTGAAAATGGCCGACGGTGTAATCCTTTTGGTGGATGCTTTTGAAGGTTGTATGCCTCAAACTCGTTTCGTTTTGGGTAAAGCCTTGAGTCTTGGTTTGAAGCCAATTGTTGTGATCAACAAAGTGGACAAACCAAACTGTCGTCCTGATGAAGTACATGACGAAATCTTCGACTTGATGTTTAACCTTGATGCAGATGAAGAGCAGTTGGAATTCCCAACACTTTATGGTTCTTCTAAGCAAGGTTGGATGGGGCATGACTGGAAGAACCCAACTGACAGTATCCGTCCATTGTTGGATGATATCTTGAAGATCGTTCCTCCAACACCATTTATCGAAGGTGATCCTCAAATGCAAATCACGTCTTTGGATTACTCTAAGTTTACAGGTCGTATCGCAATTGGTCGTGTAGCTAGAGGTGTGATCAAAGAAGGTGCTAGTCTTGGTATCGTGAAAAGCGATGGTTCAGTAAAAAGAGCTAGAATCAAAGAAGTGCACACATTCGAAGGTCTTGGTAAGCGTAAAGTAGAAGAGGCTCGTTGTGGAGATATTTGTGCGATTACAGGTGTTGAAGATTTCGAAATTGGTGATACAATCACATCTTTCGATAATCCAGATCCGCTAGAGCGTATTGCAATTGATGAGCCTACAATGAGTATGCTTTTCACAATTAACAACTCACCATTCTTTGGTAAAGAAGGTAAATTCGTTACTTCTCGTCACTTGAGAGACCGTCTTTACAATGAGTTGGAGAAAAACCTTGCAATGAGAGTTCAATCGACTGATACAGAAGATAAATTCTTGGTATTTGGTCGTGGTATCCTTCACTTGGCTGTATTGATCGAAACAATGCGTCGTGAAGGTTATGAGCTTCAGGTAGGACAACCTCAAGTAATCTTCAAAGAAATTGACGGACAAAGATGTGAGCCAGTCGAGCTTCTTGTAGTTGACGTACCAGAAAACTCAGCAGGTAAAGTAATCGAATTGGCAACTCAGAAAAAAGGTGAGTTGAAGATTATGGAGCCAAAAGGAGATATGCAACATCTTGAATTCGAGATTCCTTCAAGAGGTTTGATCGGTTTGAGAAACAATATGTTGACTGCTACTCAAGGTGAGGCAATTATGACACACCGTTTCTTGGAATACGCTCCTTACAAAGGTGATATCCAAGGCCGTGTGAATGGTTCAATCATCTCAGGTGAGCAAGGACCAGCTACTCCTTACTCTTTGGATAAATTACAAGATCGTGGTGTATTCTTCGTTGATCCAGGAGAAGATTTATATGCAGGTCAGGTAATTGGTGAGCATAACCGTATGTCTGATATCACTGTAAACGTACAGAAAGGTAAGAAACTTACGAACATGCGTACGCAGTCTTCAGATGCAGCAGTGAAAATTGCTCCTAAGAAACAATTCTCTCTAGAAGAGTGTATGGAATATATTCAGAAAGATGAATACGTAGAGGTAACTCCAAATACAATTCGTATGCGTAAAATCATTTTGAATGAGAACGAAAGAAAGAAAGCTGAAAAAGCTTAA
- a CDS encoding Fur family transcriptional regulator, which produces MSTEAENRFEEIKQIFIKYLEEHSLRKTPERFAIMEEIYNRGGHFDVESLYINMKNKNYRVSRATVYNTLDLLLECGLITKHQFGKNLALYEKSYGFKQHDHLICRECNKILEFCDPRVEKIKQMVEEFYDFTIEDHSLHFYGKCNNEECEGKQKKEVKPAE; this is translated from the coding sequence ATGTCTACAGAAGCTGAAAATAGGTTTGAAGAAATAAAACAAATCTTCATTAAGTATCTTGAAGAACACAGTCTTAGAAAGACTCCTGAGCGTTTTGCAATTATGGAGGAAATCTATAACAGAGGTGGTCATTTTGATGTAGAATCACTTTACATCAATATGAAAAATAAGAACTACAGAGTGAGTAGGGCTACGGTTTATAATACCTTAGATTTACTTTTGGAATGTGGGCTTATTACAAAACATCAGTTCGGTAAAAATTTGGCCTTGTATGAAAAATCTTACGGTTTTAAACAACATGATCATCTAATTTGCCGTGAATGCAACAAAATTCTCGAATTCTGTGATCCAAGAGTTGAGAAAATTAAGCAGATGGTAGAGGAGTTTTATGACTTTACAATCGAAGATCACTCTTTACATTTTTATGGGAAATGTAATAATGAAGAGTGTGAAGGCAAACAAAAAAAAGAAGTTAAGCCTGCTGAATAG
- a CDS encoding DUF3299 domain-containing protein, with translation MLKKSLIFLLLLFQIDGIAKVDNNEELWKKLLKLDWEYVYSSTYKSDLEVPIFTKDVKALAGEEVELNGFLLPLNTEDGSLILSLYPMSSCFFCGGAGIESVVAVFPQKKEKYDLEKVTFKGTFKINRSSEGLIYQIEDAVILP, from the coding sequence ATGTTAAAAAAGAGCCTTATCTTTCTTCTTTTATTATTCCAAATTGATGGAATAGCAAAAGTGGATAACAATGAAGAATTGTGGAAAAAGCTTTTGAAATTAGATTGGGAATATGTCTATAGTTCTACTTATAAAAGTGACTTGGAAGTACCTATCTTTACAAAAGATGTAAAAGCTTTAGCTGGAGAAGAAGTTGAATTGAATGGCTTTTTACTTCCGCTAAATACTGAAGATGGCTCGTTGATACTTTCATTGTATCCTATGAGTTCATGTTTTTTTTGTGGTGGTGCAGGTATAGAATCTGTTGTGGCCGTTTTTCCGCAGAAAAAAGAAAAGTATGATCTTGAGAAAGTGACCTTCAAAGGGACTTTCAAGATTAACCGAAGCAGTGAGGGTTTGATTTATCAAATCGAGGATGCTGTTATTTTACCCTAA
- a CDS encoding low molecular weight protein-tyrosine-phosphatase — MVKVLFVCLGNICRSPLAEGIFKRMISRAGLEEKIEVASAGTANYHVGELPDPNMRRTASAHGLELTSIGQQLAEGHFSEYDYIIPMDKSNLRNVLDAQPKGTKPEILLLRNFDNKKSGADVFDPYGMNDDGFEKCYKIIEESCQNLMAYLIVEHKLKG, encoded by the coding sequence ATGGTAAAAGTCTTATTTGTGTGTCTTGGCAACATCTGCCGATCACCACTTGCAGAGGGAATTTTTAAAAGAATGATTTCTAGAGCGGGCTTGGAAGAAAAAATTGAAGTAGCCTCTGCTGGAACCGCAAACTACCATGTGGGAGAACTCCCTGACCCGAATATGAGAAGAACAGCCTCAGCACATGGCCTGGAGCTTACATCAATAGGACAACAATTGGCTGAAGGTCACTTTAGCGAATATGATTACATCATCCCAATGGATAAAAGTAATCTAAGAAATGTCTTGGATGCTCAACCTAAAGGTACTAAACCTGAAATCTTGTTGCTTCGCAATTTTGACAACAAAAAATCGGGTGCAGATGTATTTGATCCTTACGGTATGAACGATGATGGTTTTGAAAAATGTTACAAAATCATTGAAGAAAGCTGTCAGAACCTAATGGCCTACCTCATTGTAGAACATAAGTTGAAAGGTTAA
- a CDS encoding DUF2157 domain-containing protein: MQIKKDIPELLEAGVINEETATRIIDYYKTREKPAENRMLVVFGIIGALLVGLGIILIIAHNWDNLSKLTKSIIAFTPLLIAQILCGYTILKKKDNKAWTETCSTLLFFAVGAAISMISQIYHIEGDLDSFILSWMLLCFPLIYVMPSSVVSLFTLIGITYYGASTGYSRHWVESYWYYVILIGILPHYYLLYKKSPLGNFTAFHHWLIPISFIWIIPSLGKAYDGIFFPIILISILSTYLSIGYSDYFKLQSLKRNGYRVLGYFGSLIFLFSFSFQDEWNRIRNNSSSISSLADSIDFYLALFTFGLATLLFILRIRTVGWKNIQVIEFVFIMFSILFCFTFNGIWHMQWIVSIIILTIGISTIKRGQSESQLSTLNLGLIILSLLIFCRFIDTEMSFVLRGILFVSIGVGFFMGNYWLIKKRKRHEK, encoded by the coding sequence ATGCAGATAAAAAAAGATATACCCGAGTTATTGGAAGCTGGGGTTATTAATGAAGAAACAGCAACTAGAATTATAGATTACTATAAGACCAGAGAAAAACCTGCTGAAAATAGAATGCTTGTTGTTTTTGGTATAATCGGAGCTTTACTTGTTGGACTCGGAATTATTCTGATCATTGCACACAATTGGGATAATTTGTCTAAACTGACAAAATCAATTATTGCATTCACTCCTTTATTGATCGCTCAAATTCTTTGTGGCTATACAATATTGAAGAAGAAGGATAACAAAGCTTGGACTGAGACCTGTTCTACGCTTCTATTTTTTGCAGTTGGAGCTGCCATCTCAATGATATCTCAGATTTATCATATTGAAGGTGATCTTGACAGTTTTATTCTTTCATGGATGCTTCTTTGTTTCCCTTTGATCTATGTTATGCCATCATCTGTAGTATCTCTATTCACCTTAATAGGCATCACATACTACGGTGCGAGTACAGGTTATTCCAGACACTGGGTAGAAAGCTACTGGTATTATGTTATACTCATCGGGATACTCCCTCATTATTATTTACTTTATAAAAAATCTCCTTTAGGAAACTTTACAGCTTTTCATCATTGGTTAATTCCAATTTCATTTATCTGGATCATTCCGTCTTTAGGCAAAGCATATGATGGAATATTTTTCCCAATTATCTTAATCAGTATTTTAAGTACTTATTTAAGCATAGGTTATTCAGATTATTTCAAACTTCAATCCTTGAAAAGAAATGGCTATCGAGTTTTGGGTTATTTCGGGAGTTTGATTTTTCTATTTTCTTTTAGTTTTCAAGATGAATGGAACAGAATTAGAAATAATTCCAGCTCAATATCTTCGCTTGCAGATTCAATAGATTTTTATCTAGCCTTGTTCACTTTTGGACTAGCAACTCTCCTATTCATTCTGAGAATTAGAACCGTAGGATGGAAAAATATTCAAGTTATAGAATTCGTCTTTATCATGTTTAGTATTCTATTCTGTTTTACTTTCAATGGTATTTGGCATATGCAATGGATTGTCAGTATCATTATTCTAACCATTGGGATATCTACTATAAAAAGAGGGCAAAGTGAGTCGCAACTTAGTACGCTTAATCTCGGGTTAATCATACTCTCATTGCTTATTTTTTGTAGGTTTATCGATACAGAAATGAGCTTTGTACTCAGAGGAATTCTTTTTGTGAGTATTGGTGTAGGTTTCTTTATGGGAAATTATTGGTTAATCAAAAAGAGAAAAAGACATGAAAAATAG
- a CDS encoding GDYXXLXY domain-containing protein, giving the protein MKNRTYIFLIFLLVALIQLYAPASMIFSSERILSEGETIKLKLRPIDPTDPFRGKYIILNYEDRTLESDSVSEYTSEKNVYLTFKQDSLGYSVPFQLHHELPNNQAALKVNVYTYSSVNEKEEVQINYPHDRFYMEESKAKPAEDLVRKVLQEDQKDCYVLLKVLDGEGVIENVYIGDLPLTSALEE; this is encoded by the coding sequence ATGAAAAATAGAACATATATATTCCTCATTTTTCTTCTCGTAGCTCTGATTCAACTATACGCACCTGCGAGTATGATTTTTAGTTCAGAACGTATTTTGTCTGAAGGGGAAACGATCAAACTTAAACTCAGACCTATTGATCCTACCGATCCTTTCAGAGGAAAGTACATTATTCTGAATTATGAAGATAGAACTTTAGAATCAGACTCTGTTTCTGAGTACACCTCAGAGAAGAACGTTTACCTAACTTTTAAACAAGATTCGCTAGGGTATTCTGTTCCATTTCAGTTACATCATGAACTACCTAATAATCAAGCGGCACTTAAAGTTAATGTATATACTTATTCTTCTGTAAATGAAAAAGAAGAAGTACAAATCAACTACCCTCATGACCGTTTCTATATGGAAGAATCTAAAGCAAAACCTGCTGAAGATCTTGTCAGAAAAGTATTACAAGAGGATCAGAAAGATTGTTATGTACTTCTGAAAGTATTGGATGGAGAGGGCGTTATTGAAAACGTTTATATTGGTGACTTACCATTAACTTCAGCATTAGAAGAATAA
- a CDS encoding SulP family inorganic anion transporter, which translates to MNKKLSRSFPILEWLGGYKKEYLSGDISAGITVGIMLIPQGMAYAMIAGLPPVYGLYASIVPQLIYALLGTSRKLSVAPVAMDSLLVAAGVSVLATEGTAAYISFAILLSFFMGLFQWGLGVVRMGFITNLLAKPVISGFTSAAALIIGLNQLKHLLGISLEKSNNVFEILYSAIQNIGGTHILTLVIGVFGIVIIKSVKRISASIPAALVAVIFGTLAVYFLGLEAKGVSIVKDIPDGLPSFILPDFSLGQLGEVIPLALTISIVAFMESFSVSKAIEAKKKDHKVRPNQELIALGMANVIGSLFQSYPVTGGFSRSAVNYQGGANTPLASIVSAILVGLTLLFLTPLFYFLPKAILASVIMVAISSLIDIAYAKELWKTNKIEFVLLFSTFMITLNFSMVPGIVSGIVLSILILLYRQAYPHIAKLGRVKGHHDFRNIKRFRDLEKWNEYLILRMDAPLTFVNIQYFKDYISREIEYNPQIQKVLIDASPISNIDASALIGLKELIDTLQEQKIELVLADVVGPVRDILKQNQLIEKIGEDNFFLDLHKAIQYLTCKEKGSQKEIVLQTEVN; encoded by the coding sequence ATGAACAAGAAATTATCAAGAAGCTTTCCAATTTTGGAATGGTTGGGAGGCTATAAAAAAGAATATCTGAGTGGGGATATTTCTGCAGGAATTACTGTCGGAATTATGCTCATTCCACAGGGTATGGCTTATGCAATGATTGCAGGATTGCCTCCTGTTTATGGTTTATATGCTTCAATTGTCCCTCAGTTAATTTATGCACTACTTGGTACTTCACGTAAGTTGTCTGTTGCTCCTGTGGCTATGGACTCGCTCTTAGTTGCGGCAGGGGTTTCCGTTTTAGCAACCGAAGGAACGGCGGCTTATATAAGCTTTGCGATACTTTTAAGTTTCTTTATGGGGTTGTTTCAGTGGGGTTTAGGAGTAGTCAGAATGGGTTTTATTACAAACCTTTTGGCAAAGCCTGTTATTAGTGGTTTTACCTCAGCGGCGGCATTGATTATAGGTTTAAATCAACTAAAGCACCTGTTAGGAATTAGTCTTGAGAAAAGTAACAACGTATTTGAAATCTTGTATTCTGCAATTCAGAATATAGGAGGTACGCACATTCTGACACTAGTGATAGGTGTGTTTGGAATCGTTATTATCAAATCTGTAAAACGTATAAGTGCTTCTATACCTGCGGCATTAGTGGCTGTGATTTTTGGAACACTTGCAGTTTACTTTTTGGGTTTAGAGGCAAAGGGTGTGAGTATCGTAAAAGACATTCCTGATGGATTGCCATCGTTTATATTACCCGATTTTTCATTAGGTCAATTGGGAGAAGTTATACCTCTAGCATTAACAATTTCGATTGTAGCATTTATGGAATCATTCTCAGTTTCAAAAGCAATAGAAGCTAAGAAGAAAGATCATAAAGTGAGACCTAATCAAGAGTTGATAGCTTTAGGAATGGCAAATGTAATAGGTTCATTATTCCAGTCTTACCCAGTTACAGGTGGTTTTTCAAGGTCAGCAGTAAACTATCAAGGAGGGGCGAATACTCCCTTAGCATCTATTGTAAGTGCAATATTGGTAGGGCTTACTTTGCTGTTTCTAACACCACTATTTTACTTTTTACCCAAAGCTATTTTAGCCTCTGTCATCATGGTTGCTATTTCTAGTTTGATAGATATAGCTTATGCAAAAGAATTATGGAAAACGAATAAAATTGAGTTTGTACTCCTGTTTTCTACTTTCATGATTACTTTGAATTTTAGTATGGTACCAGGAATTGTATCGGGGATAGTTCTTTCCATCTTAATTCTTTTGTACCGTCAAGCCTATCCGCATATTGCGAAGTTAGGACGAGTAAAAGGACATCATGATTTTAGAAATATCAAACGTTTCCGTGATTTAGAAAAGTGGAATGAATATTTGATTTTGAGAATGGATGCACCACTAACTTTTGTGAATATCCAATATTTCAAGGATTATATAAGCAGAGAAATAGAATATAATCCTCAGATTCAGAAGGTACTTATAGATGCAAGTCCAATCAGTAATATAGATGCTTCAGCTCTGATCGGTTTGAAGGAATTGATTGATACTTTACAGGAACAAAAAATAGAACTTGTTTTAGCAGATGTGGTAGGACCTGTTCGAGATATTCTGAAACAAAATCAATTGATAGAAAAAATAGGAGAGGATAATTTCTTCTTAGACCTTCATAAAGCGATTCAGTATTTGACATGTAAGGAAAAAGGAAGTCAGAAAGAAATAGTACTGCAGACGGAAGTCAATTAG
- a CDS encoding DUF6691 family protein, whose product MNKSVGFRFILVGILFGIIMTKSEAVSWFRIQEMFRFESFHMYGIIGSAVGLGVLLVGAIKRFKLKDIHGEPIVIVPKAKSVSRYILGGTIFGLGWAMTGACPGPMFVLLGQGVFPLAVVIISASVGTFVYGLVRDKLPH is encoded by the coding sequence ATGAATAAATCTGTAGGCTTTCGCTTCATTCTAGTAGGGATTTTATTCGGTATAATCATGACCAAATCAGAAGCGGTGTCATGGTTCCGAATTCAAGAAATGTTTCGTTTCGAGTCATTTCATATGTATGGTATCATTGGGTCGGCTGTAGGACTTGGAGTTTTGTTGGTCGGAGCTATAAAACGTTTCAAGTTGAAAGACATTCATGGCGAACCGATAGTAATCGTTCCTAAGGCAAAATCTGTATCTCGTTATATACTTGGTGGTACAATTTTCGGATTGGGTTGGGCTATGACAGGAGCTTGTCCAGGTCCTATGTTTGTGTTGCTAGGGCAGGGTGTTTTTCCTTTAGCTGTAGTGATTATCAGTGCCAGTGTAGGAACTTTCGTTTATGGCTTAGTCAGAGACAAACTACCTCACTAA
- a CDS encoding YeeE/YedE family protein codes for MEVLSQQWPWYVSGPLITLVMAMLLFGGKTFGVSSNLRVLCSACGAGKKVDFFRFEWKNQLWNLLFVLGAMIGGFIASNYLNGDITPQLNENTVQYFSELRLSTTDMGLLPQELFSLESMMSLKGMAFLIIGGFFVGFGSRYAGGCTSGHAISGLSNLQLPSLIAVVGFFIGGLVMTHLILPFIL; via the coding sequence ATGGAGGTACTTTCACAACAATGGCCATGGTATGTGTCTGGGCCATTAATCACGCTTGTGATGGCAATGTTACTATTTGGAGGGAAAACGTTTGGTGTTTCTTCCAATTTGAGAGTTTTATGTTCTGCTTGTGGAGCAGGAAAAAAAGTTGATTTCTTTAGGTTTGAATGGAAAAACCAATTATGGAATTTACTATTCGTTCTTGGAGCTATGATTGGAGGGTTTATAGCCTCTAATTATTTGAATGGAGATATCACTCCACAACTGAATGAGAATACGGTTCAGTATTTTTCTGAACTAAGACTTTCAACTACAGATATGGGTTTATTGCCTCAAGAATTATTTAGTCTGGAAAGTATGATGAGTTTGAAAGGAATGGCTTTTCTAATCATAGGAGGCTTCTTTGTAGGATTTGGTTCTAGATACGCTGGCGGATGTACTTCTGGTCACGCAATTTCGGGGCTATCAAACCTTCAGTTACCGTCATTAATAGCGGTAGTCGGATTCTTTATTGGAGGTCTTGTCATGACTCACCTTATTTTACCTTTCATCTTGTAA
- a CDS encoding MBL fold metallo-hydrolase, whose amino-acid sequence MAELIEQLYTGCLAQGAYYIEFNGEAAVIDPLRETDQYVELAEKRGAKIKYIFETHFHADFVSGHLDLAKKTGAQIVFGPTAKTDYDIYVGTDLEEFKIGAYSLVLLHTPGHTMESSTFLLRNAAGKDEALFTGDTLFLGDVGRPDLAIKSDLSREDLAGYLYESIYNKLMPLADDIIVYPGHGAGSACGKNMSKDTSDTLGNQKKTNYALQDLTKEQFIKEVTSGILPPPQYFAKNAMMNKSGYVSFDDVLAQGMKALSVEEFVIKSFEKRVLILDTRAPQTFNKGFIPNSINIGLDGKFAVWVGALISDLNTPILLVTDEGREEEAVTRLARVGYDNPVGYLKGGFDAWTKSGNAAYIIPSIDADEFAQAYKTGIKVLDVRNPNEYLSQHVEGVENFPLDYINKHLSDLDKDTTYYVHCAGGYRSMIASSILRKAGYKNLVDVKGGFGKIKETDIALTNYVCPSTL is encoded by the coding sequence ATGGCAGAGCTTATCGAACAATTATATACAGGCTGTTTAGCACAAGGAGCATATTATATTGAATTTAATGGTGAAGCAGCTGTAATTGACCCATTGAGAGAAACTGATCAATATGTTGAACTGGCAGAAAAGAGAGGAGCGAAGATTAAGTATATCTTTGAAACACACTTTCATGCTGATTTTGTATCAGGGCACCTTGATTTAGCAAAGAAAACAGGTGCTCAAATTGTGTTTGGACCAACAGCCAAAACTGATTATGATATTTATGTAGGTACTGACTTGGAAGAGTTCAAAATTGGAGCTTATAGTTTAGTTTTACTACACACTCCAGGGCATACAATGGAGTCGAGTACTTTCCTTTTAAGAAATGCAGCAGGGAAAGATGAGGCGCTATTTACAGGTGATACGCTTTTCTTAGGTGATGTAGGTCGACCTGATTTAGCTATAAAATCTGATTTAAGCCGAGAAGATTTAGCAGGCTATTTGTACGAATCAATCTATAATAAATTAATGCCATTGGCAGATGATATTATAGTTTACCCAGGACATGGAGCAGGCTCTGCGTGTGGAAAAAATATGAGTAAAGACACTTCTGATACATTAGGGAATCAGAAAAAGACCAACTATGCACTTCAAGACCTTACTAAAGAACAATTTATCAAAGAAGTGACTTCTGGAATTCTTCCTCCCCCTCAATACTTCGCAAAAAATGCCATGATGAATAAGTCTGGTTATGTGTCTTTTGATGATGTACTCGCACAAGGAATGAAAGCTCTTTCTGTTGAAGAGTTTGTGATTAAGTCTTTCGAGAAAAGAGTCTTGATTCTTGATACACGTGCTCCTCAGACTTTTAACAAAGGCTTTATCCCGAACTCAATCAATATTGGTTTGGACGGGAAGTTTGCTGTTTGGGTTGGTGCTCTGATCTCAGATTTGAATACACCAATTTTATTAGTCACTGATGAAGGACGAGAGGAAGAAGCTGTGACTCGATTAGCAAGAGTAGGGTACGATAACCCTGTTGGATATTTGAAAGGTGGTTTCGATGCTTGGACAAAAAGCGGAAATGCAGCATATATTATTCCGTCTATAGATGCTGATGAGTTCGCTCAAGCTTACAAAACGGGAATAAAAGTATTGGATGTTAGAAATCCGAATGAATACTTGTCTCAGCATGTAGAGGGTGTAGAGAATTTTCCACTAGATTATATCAATAAACATTTATCAGATTTAGATAAAGATACAACTTATTATGTACATTGTGCTGGAGGTTATCGTTCTATGATCGCTAGCTCTATTTTACGTAAAGCAGGTTATAAAAATCTGGTAGATGTAAAAGGTGGTTTCGGGAAAATAAAAGAAACTGATATTGCATTAACTAACTATGTGTGTCCTTCAACTTTGTAG